The following proteins are encoded in a genomic region of Pungitius pungitius chromosome 17, fPunPun2.1, whole genome shotgun sequence:
- the LOC119219029 gene encoding pro-opiomelanocortin-like, translating to MYSAWLLVVVTVMGVARGDVSQCWEHLSCQDVNSETSIMECIALCRSDLTAEVPVIPGAAHLQAPPPSEAPPILSLLSSSSFPASPQAKRSYSMEHFRWGKPVGRKRRPVKVYTPNGVEEESAELFPPEEMRRRELAGKLLMEEEKVQQQQQQEEEEEEKKKQLPGDHHEKKDGTYKMKHFRWSGPPASKRYGGFMRSWEERDQMPLLTLFKNVINKDGQQ from the exons ATGTATTCTGCGTGGCTATTGGTGGTTGTGACGGTGATGGGCGTCGCCAGAGGAGACGTCAGTCAGTGCTGGGAACATCTAAGCTGTCAGGACGTCAACTCCGAGACGAGCAtcatg gagtgCATCGCGCTGTGCCGCTCCGACCTCACCGCCGAGGTGCCAGTCATCCCGGGTGCGGCCCACCTCcaggctcctcctccatcagaggCTCCGCCTATCCTCTCTCttctatcctcctcctccttccctgccTCCCCCCAGGCCAAGCGCTCCTACTCCATGGAGCACTTCCGCTGGGGGAAGCCCGTTGGGCGCAAGCGCCGCCCGGTCAAAGTGTACACCCCCAACGGCGTGGAGGAGGAGTCAGCCGAGCTGTTCCCCCccgaggagatgaggaggcgcGAGCTGGCCGGGAAGttgctgatggaggaggagaaggtgcagcagcagcagcagcaggaggaggaggaggaggagaagaagaagcagctccCAGGTGACCACCACGAGAAGAAGGACGGCACCTACAAGATGAAGCACTTCCGCTGGAGCGGCCCGCCGGCCAGCAAGCGCTACGGCGGCTTCATGAGGAGCTGGGAGGAGCGCGACCAGATGCCGCTGCTCACGCTCTTCAAGAACGTCATCAACAAGGACGGACAGcagtga
- the LOC119219541 gene encoding microfibril-associated glycoprotein 4-like, producing the protein MVDTDVQTRPDNSFDTKWDLNKDWTPSDLSPEDGANPTLRRTIGGSSAQCGQYSSQLSSGGQCRLAATLPPVAAGALRRRCPDMFRCTDDISFWLHENQNRKEQLEELRETTSELTEELRSHRHRVKSLEVQDEEGLSSEPPLDRRLHPLESRRAEAGPLCRVHATLLRDLQAQLRNLSAAVAQLVSRSSGACAIKVVRTPTLLLAVRDTRPPDGPRLSFCPSDCASLYHSGVRRSGLYTIIPSPGNALPVYCDMETGGGGWTVFQRRHGGSVSFNRGWSAYREGFGEPQEEHWLGNRQLHLLSNQGHHSLRIDLHDWSHAHRHALYHSFRIEDEEDQYRLHVSGFSGTVADSFGWYHDQRGFSTPDTGNICAEISHAGWWFHQCFRANLNGVHYEGGRYSRTAQNLLGPDGIVWFSLKDSDFYSLKAVTMMMRPSGFRPRSSP; encoded by the exons ATGGTGGACACCGACGTCCAAACGAGGCCGGACAACAGCTTTGACACAAAGTGGGACCTGAACAAAGACTGGACGCCCTCCGACCTGTCCCCTGAAGACGGAGCCAACCCCACCTTGCGGCGGACCATCGGCGGTTCCTCGGCACAGTGCGGCCAGTACAGCAGCCAGCTGAGCTCCGGGGGCCAGTGCCGCTTGGCGGCCACGCTGCCCCCGGTGGCGGCGGGAGCTTTGCGGCGGCGCTGCCCGGACATGTTCCGCTGCACCGACGACATCTCCTTCTGGCTCCACGAGAACCAGAACAggaaggagcagctggaggagctgagggagaCCACGTCGGAGCTgacggaggagctgaggagccaCCGCCACCGGGTCaagtccctggaggtgcag GATGAAGAAGGTCTCTCTTCAGAGCCTCCCCTTGACCGGCGGTTGCACCCTCTGGAGTCGCGTCGCGCCGAGGCCGGCCCGCTGTGCCGCGTGCACGCGACGCTGTTGCGCGATCTGCAGGCGCAGCTCCGCAACCTCTCGGCCGCCGTCGCGCAGCTTGTGAGCCGCAGCTCGGGCGCATGCGCCATCAAAGTGGTCCGAACGCCAACGCTGCTGCTCGCCGTGCGAGACACACGGCCACCAG ATGGACCCCGCTTGTCTTTCTGTCCATCGGACTGCGCGTCCCTCTATCACAGTGGCGTTCGTCGTTCCGGTCTttacaccatcatcccgtcgcCTGGCAACGCCCTGCCCGTCTACTGCGACATGGAGACCGGGG GCGGAGGCTGGACGGTGTTCCAGCGGCGCCACGGCGGCTCCGTGAGTTTTAACCGCGGTTGGTCAGCGTACCGCGAAGGCTTCGGAGAGCCGCAGGAGGAACACTGGCTGGGGAACCGACAGCTCCACCTGCTGTCCAACCAGGGCCACCACAGCCTCCGAATCGACCTGCACGACTGGAGCCACGCCCACAGACACGCCCTCTACCACAGCTTCAG gatagaggacgaggaggaccagTACCGCCTCCACGTGTCCGGCTTCAGTGGAACGGTGGCGGACTCGTTCGGCTGGTACCACGACCAGCGCGGCTTCAGCACGCCGGACACCGGCAACATCTGCGCCGAGATCAGCCACGCCGGCTGGTGGTTCCACCAGTGCTTCCGCGCCAACCTCAACGGCGTCCACTACGAG GGGGGGCGCTACTCTCGCACAGCTCAGAACCTGCTCGGCCCAGACGGCATCGTCTGGTTCTCCCTGAAGGACTCAGACTTCTACTCCCTGAAGGCCGTCACCATGATGATGCGACCGAGCGGCTTCAGGCCGCGCTCGTCCCCATAG
- the ndufb9 gene encoding NADH dehydrogenase [ubiquinone] 1 beta subcomplex subunit 9 yields MATAYLSHQQKVLRLYKKSLRHLESWCIFRDKYRFYACMLRARFDDNKEEKDMVKATVMLKSGEEEFWANQHPQPYIFPDSPGGTSYERYECYKFPEWLLDHWHPSEKALYPDYFSKREQWKKLRMESWDKEVAQLQAETSAGGPKTEALPPARQEGDLPPLWWQYVTRPRERPT; encoded by the exons ATGGCCACTGCCTATCTCAGCCACCAGCAGAAAGTGTTGCGGCTATACAAGAAGTCCCTGAGACACCTGGAGTCATGGTGCATCTTCAG GGACAAGTACCGGTTCTACGCCTGCATGCTGAGAGCTCGCTTCGATGACaacaaggaggagaaggacatgGTGAAGGCCACCGTGATGCTGAAGTCGGGAGAGGAGGAGTTCTGGGCTAACCAACACCCGCAGCCCTACATCTTCCCCGACTCCCCGGGAGGGACGTCCTACGAGAGATACGAGTGCTACAAG TTTCCGGAGTGGCTGCTGGACCACTGGCACCCGTCAGAGAAGGCCTTGTACCCCGACTACTTCTCCAAGAGGGAGCAGTGGAAGAAACTGAGAATGGAGAGCTGGGACAAAGAG gtCGCTCAGCTGCAGGCTGAGACTTCAGCCGGAGGCCCCAAGACCGAAGCCCTCCCTCCTGCCCGCCAAGAGGGAGACCTCCCCCCTCTGTGGTGGCAGTACGTCACCCGCCCCAGGGAGAGGCCCACAtaa